From Rutidosis leptorrhynchoides isolate AG116_Rl617_1_P2 chromosome 3, CSIRO_AGI_Rlap_v1, whole genome shotgun sequence, a single genomic window includes:
- the LOC139897949 gene encoding 3-ketoacyl-CoA synthase 4-like, with product MSTTSHHHSATAVEIRPPSLPLPNLLNSVKLKYVKLGYHYLMKHILTFSFLPIITIIAVHVSQLNVDDISKLYIQLQYNLILVMSLSGAIVLGLTAYLMTRPRPVYLVDYSCYRPPDNLKVQFDIFMERSKVHGGFNDSALEFQRKILERSGLGEETYLPAALHCIPPAPSMAAAREEAEQVMFGALDKLFESTNINPKDIGILVVNCSLFNPTPSLSSMIVNKYKLRGNIKTFNLGGMGCSAGVIAVDLAKDMLQVHRNTYAVVVSMENITQNWYFGNKKSMLIPNCLFRVGGAAVLLSNKSCDKSRAKYKLLHVVRTHQGSNDTAFNCVYQEQDDDGKIGVSLSKDLMAIAGGALKANITTLGPLVLPISEQLLFFATLIARKIMNTNVKPYIPNFKLAFDHFCIHAGGRAVIDELEKNLQLSEEHVEPSRMTLYRFGNTSSSSIWYELAYTEAKGRMKKGNRVWQIAFGSGFKCNSAVWEAVRSVKSTDSNPWADCIHKFPVEIKV from the exons ATGTCCACCACTTCCCACCACCACTCCGCCACCGCCGTCGAAATCCGACCACCGTCACTGCCACTGCCTAATCTTCTCAATAGTGTTAAACTAAAATATGTAAAATTAGGATACCATTACCTTATGAAACACATTCTCACTTTTAGTTTCCTTCCTATTATAACAATCATAGCCGTCCACGTGTCCCAATTAAACGTTGATGACATAAGTAAATTATACATCCAACTCCAGTACAATCTCATACTTGTCATGTCTTTATCCGGTGCTATTGTACTCGGGTTAACTGCTTACCTTATGACCCGACCCAGACCCGTTTACCTAGTTGACTACTCTTGTTACCGTCCTCCTGACAACTTAAAAGTTCAATTCGACATTTTCATGGAACGATCAAAGGTACACGGCGGTTTTAACGATTCAGCGTTAGAGTTTCAAAGGAAGATTCTAGAAAGATCTGGATTAGGAGAAGAAACTTATCTTCCGGCAGCTTTGCATTGCATTCCGCCAGCACCTTCAATGGCGGCTGCTAGAGAAGAAGCGGAACAAGTTATGTTTGGCGCACTTGATAAACTGTTTGAATCGACTAATATTAATCCGAAAGATATTGGAATATTGGTTGTGAATTGTAGTCTTTTTAATCCTACTCCTTCTCTATCTTCTATGATAGTGAATAAGTATAAACTTAGGGGAAATATTAAAACTTTTAATCTCGGTGGTATGGGGTGTAGCGCTGGTGTGATTGCGGTTGATTTAGCCAAAGATATGTTACAAGTGCATCGCAATACTTACGCAGTTGTTGTCAGCATGGAAAACATAACTCAAAACTG GTATTTCGGTAACAAAAAATCAATGTTGATCCCAAACTGTTTATTTCGTGTTGGCGGTGCGGCAGTGTTATTATCTAACAAATCATGTGACAAAAGTCGAGCAAAATACAAGCTTCTACATGTAGTTCGAACCCATCAGGGTTCGAACGATACAGCATTCAACTGTGTCTATCAAGAACAAGACGACGATGGAAAAATCGGAGTTAGCCTTTCAAAAGATCTAATGGCGATCGCAGGGGGAGCGTTAAAGGCGAACATAACAACTTTAGGACCACTTGTCCTACCTATAAGTGAACAACTTCTTTTTTTTGCAACTTTAATTGCTAGAAAAATAATGAATACAAATGTTAAACCATATATACCGAATTTTAAATTGGCTTTTGATCACTTTTGTATTCATGCTGGTGGAAGGGCTGTAATTGATGAATTAGAAAAGAATTTGCAATTATCTGAAGAACACGTTGAGCCATCTAGGATGACGTTATATCGGTTTGGGAACACGTCATCGAGTTCAATATGGTATGAGCTGGCATACACGGAGGCAAAAGGGCGTATGAAAAAAGGTAACCGTGTTTGGCAAATTGCATTTGGAAGCGGGTTTAAATGTAACAGCGCCGTTTGGGAAGCCGTTAGATCCGTTAAGTCGACCGATAGTAACCCATGGGCAGATTGCATACATAAATTTCCTGTTGAAATAAAAGTTTGA